The Alnus glutinosa chromosome 1, dhAlnGlut1.1, whole genome shotgun sequence region CCAGCTCATATCCTCACAATGTCTCACATGAGGAACAAGTGCACCTGTATCAGTTCCTGTCTTTGCCTTGCAATCATAAAATGGGGGAGCATGAAAACAAGGCTCCATTGACATGAGTCGACGACAAGCTGGATCAGGTGCCATCTGATTTTCAGGCTTGTAGAGAATCCATGGCTTCAAACCTCCAAGACCTTGAGCTACATAGCCAAACGTTGACCATGCACTTGTGACCAATACATCAGTCAAGCTGAGGAGATAAATTTCTGCCCATGCCTTCCTGTTGTGCAAATACTTCTCTGTCTGTTGAAACTCTTCATGGCTTGGCTGGTAAACCCCAACCACCTCCCCAGTCACTGTTGGATGTTCCCAGTACATGTTTCTTACATTCTCAAAGTACCCAGAACTTAAAGATGTCATCAGGACAGCTTTCAAGTTTCGCTTTCCTAGTGGGGTGACAATGGATCTCCTCCTATCTACTTCTGGCAGCACTTTCTCCTTTAGAGTACATGCTAAAATTTGATCCATCACATATTGGAAGGGACCACTTCCCGTTTCAAAAACTCTTATTTGAATCCCAATCCTCTCATCTGCATTGGCTAAGTAGGCTTGATAGTACCTCGTAATTAGTCCCCACACATGATTTGAAGGGTGGAAAAGATACCGACCTAAGTGGTGGAAAACAGTATCTTTCTGTGGGAATAACTTGCTGAGTTCTTGCTCAAAAGAGGGGATCAAGAAGAGAGATGGGACAAAGTAGTTATCTGTTTTCATTATCAACCAAGGGACTCGACCAAGTAGAGCTTGATCTTGATCACAGAAAAAGAGCTTATCATGGTCATCATAGTCATGAGCTAAATAAAGATATAAATGTGATGGGAGTGTTTCTATTGAAGAATTTAAGATGTTATTCTTCAGCATGTTCCCATAAGAATGAGGAGATTTCTGATCAAAGATGTTGAATTGATCTTTGAAGGAGAAGTCAGTTGGCAATAACCAAGACTTCTCTGGAAATGGCTCACAAAAAAGATCAGCCATGTCCTTTCCTGGGTCAACAAGCAGGACCCTATTAGTGAGGAGGGCATAAAGGAATGCTGATGCCAGGGTTAGAATCCTGTTACCCAACCCACTGAAAGATATCCACACAAGATACTTACACTCTGTAGAACTAGCACTCTGGCCAGACTTGAGTTGTTCTAGTGTTGTGTTGAATGATTTGGTATAGGGTCCGCAGCGTTTGTGGAGATCTTCGTAACTCCTTAGTCTCGAAAGGAGATAAGAAGAGGGTTTGTGGAGTGGACTTTTTCGATATAAACTGGATTGGTACCTGCTTAAGCAAGATCCTTCATCAAACCCAGGAGCAAGAAGCCCACCAAGCAGTTTGTCTTTAAGCGTGTCAGTAGGTTGAGAGGAAACATCTTCCAAACCTGCAAATTGTAAAGAAATGAAAGACGTTATGATTAGACAATACACCAGAAGTTCTGTACAGGAAGCTAACAACACGCCTTGCTTTGGTTGTACAGATTAGAAAGGTTTAGGCCAACACTTTCCAGCCTAAGCTTTGACGTTATCTTCAATACTCTCAACTCACAAATGTATCCAGTTTACCCTAAGGTACTGACATATGGAATTGACAACTTCAGTGTTAATCTAGACATACTAAAGCCCTAAGATATCCTGTAAGACAGTATTGAGATAGCACTGGATAACTAAACTCATGAAACCAACTTTAAGAGCGTAAGTACCAAAACAGAGTGAGATAATAATACTAAGGGCCAGAATGTGGAACTAaattatgtgtatatatttGACTGTAAACATGATGATATGAATGCAGGAAACAtctttttttggataagtataTGAATGCAGGAAACATTAACAACTTAAAACTGGAGGttcgaattatatatatatatgaacctgAACTAAATTGAGTAGCTTAAGTTGTACAAATACAGCAACGAGTTAATTTGATAATAATCTATACATGTAGCAACAAGATAAAACTTCAAAATTAGTGTAGACAGAGAAGAAAACAGCAGAATCTGCATCCTAAATCTGTCAAATATTAACTTTTGAAATACTATGTTTTAGATGCCCAGCTCTTCCAAAGTCTATGAGTTGTTCTGTGAATttcctaaaaacaaaaagagagataTCCCAGCATAGCTTTAAAATTAACTCAATACAAATAGCAGAAGCTTTTGCCTTCCTTCATAcaacagattattaaaaaataaataaataaataaccttATTTTGCCCGTTTAAGCAATTGACCCCATACAGCAGCTTTGGCACCCAGCACCTATCCAGATAATGTATACTAATATTCAGTGACATTAAACAAACACAGCAAACAATACTACTCAAACTGAATAATACTAATATTCAGTGACATTAAACAACGAAAAATCAAATTCGAACACATCTTACATATACTCGTCAAGCTATCTTGATCAAAAGCACATAGCTTTTCATCTGAAAACTAATCAAACCGAACACGTTCTATCAAGCAGCATAGAAACACGTACAATTATATTCTTCCAGTTCTTTTCCAAGTAAGCGTCTACGTACCTACAGTTTAGTGACTTATGACTGTTGAAAAATCATCAAACGGGAATGAGGAAATCattgaaaacaacataaagGGTGACCAATTTTACATAAATTGAAACGCCTAAAGAAGCAAATCTCTAATTGTGCTCGAAAACCCAATATTTCAGAACATAGTgcttaaagaaaaaatgatagTAATATGAGGAAAAGAAACCAAATCTTACAGAACCATACAAACAACAGAAACATGAAAACCAAACCTCAATAAATTGTAGTTAAACTTCTACAAAGCCAAAACCGCACAAAACACGAGATTCACCATTTAGTTCCATTTCCACAACTTTCTCAGCGGCCAAACAGAAAGCATATCATCAAACAACGTATTTTTTCTTACCTACACCCACTGACGTGCCGTTGTGAGCTACTCTTTCCAAAGCCCTGGCTTCAGCTAAGCCAGCGATGCGATCGGCAGGTGGGTTCCGAAGAATGAGCGTGAGGGTGACGAGAACCGGGAGTGCCACCAAAGAAGCAGCCAAGATCTTCAACAGCTTCATCGTGGTGAACCCAGATTTTGTAAGTGCGACTCGGGCGGCTCGGAGAGTTTGTGGTAGACCTGCGGGCTTCGATTGAGATGATCGCCTCCTGAACGCTTTCAGATCCATTCAAACTGTCATTGAAACATCACGGGTTTCACTCCCATTTCCtgaacctttttttctttgagtttcATGGATCTGAAAGCAACGAATACTTGTGCTCGGACAGAGAGAGCTATGTTGCGAGAGGGTTTGGACTTCAGAACGCGAGGACCAATCAAATCGAAACATATTTATAGTATCAAATAATGACTGCAGTCTGCAgttcaattttttgttcttctttattcaaaaaaaaaaatttgttcttctattttttttcatttcttatatCATACTTGTACAGttgtacacatttttttttttttgtcaggaCAATTATTAAGTCAAATCATTGTCCCTTAAAATTCCATTATCATATTATTGcaagataaaatattaaatttttttttttataaagaatttgGGTGACTGCGCAGCCTTTGGAGAGTGGCAGCGTGGTTACCCCGATCCCCTGGGGTGGCCACGCGTCACCtctaagagaaatgatatttgggGGACGTTTTATCGTCTCCCAGCCggctattttaattaaaaaaaatattctttatcaaaaagtgacttctaatgtcacatcaaaaattattttttgataaaaaaaaatattttttttaattaaaagggaCGGGTGGGAAACCTTTTTACGTCCCCCGCCAATCACTCCTCCACCTCTAGATCTAGAGGATGACTTTTGGGCCACCCCTAAGGAATGGCCACCCCATATCTCttacttcttttaaa contains the following coding sequences:
- the LOC133868927 gene encoding galactoside 2-alpha-L-fucosyltransferase-like; the protein is MDLKAFRRRSSQSKPAGLPQTLRAARVALTKSGFTTMKLLKILAASLVALPVLVTLTLILRNPPADRIAGLAEARALERVAHNGTSVGVGLEDVSSQPTDTLKDKLLGGLLAPGFDEGSCLSRYQSSLYRKSPLHKPSSYLLSRLRSYEDLHKRCGPYTKSFNTTLEQLKSGQSASSTECKYLVWISFSGLGNRILTLASAFLYALLTNRVLLVDPGKDMADLFCEPFPEKSWLLPTDFSFKDQFNIFDQKSPHSYGNMLKNNILNSSIETLPSHLYLYLAHDYDDHDKLFFCDQDQALLGRVPWLIMKTDNYFVPSLFLIPSFEQELSKLFPQKDTVFHHLGRYLFHPSNHVWGLITRYYQAYLANADERIGIQIRVFETGSGPFQYVMDQILACTLKEKVLPEVDRRRSIVTPLGKRNLKAVLMTSLSSGYFENVRNMYWEHPTVTGEVVGVYQPSHEEFQQTEKYLHNRKAWAEIYLLSLTDVLVTSAWSTFGYVAQGLGGLKPWILYKPENQMAPDPACRRLMSMEPCFHAPPFYDCKAKTGTDTGALVPHVRHCEDMSWGLKLVDGHDEL